The Clupea harengus chromosome 13, Ch_v2.0.2, whole genome shotgun sequence DNA window gctgcccacaggagcaggcgagtcgcccaatggtgtagtgactgggagcgcactccgccctggtgatttatatacgccaaggtcgcagtgttgtccgtcctcactagtacatgctgaccactcagtctgggcagaaagtgttgtagagctaggactactgttcgcagctctaacacatttatatgagacgcggcctctgtcacagaccagagcccgttcacgcctctcccttcgcagacagctccccagcctttggtggaggcgtctgtggtcaccaccacgcgacgcgacactatgcccatagtgcccgaggcggcgagaaaccagggggttcttgtgaaagaaatatgctatataattattatcatgatatgtgttgtagtttgatattagtttgttAGATGGGGTCTCAGAtgttcctttgttctgatgagaggTGGGGGTTTTGGTAACtcagagatgttaaactcagacctgtcatttgatgtttagggtaggactgaattaggagaccatgtgtttatgtgaactcattctggactgttgtgttaaagtctgggtttgggggtcttaggtaaacattcttatctctgggaaccaaggacgagatggtacaagatgggagtgttttcctgtatgaactgtgaacatcTTCTGTGAATataaagtctgttacatttTACCAGAGAGTCAGTGATGGGTtaaacagcgttctgaaaccactgcactcctcttGGAGGAGTGTATGTGGGAACAGCGGTCTGAAACCaatgcactcctctttgccagagtaaaagtctattatttattatattcctggttgtgtgtgtcttaattctgaggttaatacagtcctggtaaggggtgaaaaattccctgacagttctccagatcgccagggctttcctgcatctggaggacaccactactctgcgatgcctgtctgtgactgctttgagcttcatagacaggtacaaTATTTGGAAtagccgcatacgcaacatccccaacgggagcgctatagcggctgacgccatcattcccaacaggcgttggcagcacagcgacgagactgactgtccctgtcggaactggcgcacgcatgttttgatggcatttattcgttcttgagacagcctgacctccatggaggtggagtctaaaatcatgcctagaaaatgcgtaacctgcttggggcagagaacgcttttttccctgtttattacaaagcccagtcgatacaggtgcgccaccactagatggccgtcctgcaccgctgcagcctctgaatgagaagcaattaaccagtcgtccaaataattgtaaacgcgtaagccgcgtagacgtaatggggcgatggctgcctctacgcactttgtgaataccctcggcgctagggacaggccgaatgggagtgcgttgaattggtacgctattcctccgaacgcaaacctcagatatctccgatgtctgtggtggatcggaacgtggaaataagcgtcttttaagtctatcgtgataaaccaatcgtttggccttataaactgaacaagcctgcgtggggtcaacattctgaaccgtagcggcattgtttaacacacgtagatctaatattggccgataattcccgtccctTTTGGggacgaggaagtaacggctgtagaagcctgcattttcctcctcgggaggaactatgcttattgctccttttctgagcagggagattatctcttcccgtaggaagtgagactgttctcgctgcaccacagattgtatcactccgctgaatggcggaggggaacgggcgaattgcagcacgtaaccccttgtgatcgtctttagcacccatggtgacactgcgcatgcgcgccagctcgccacacaaccagggaggttgtgctttgagttgaatttgtcggggactaacccgctcatggtcaatgagtctaagcctagatctacacccactccgtctagggagggagacgagatctggggctgccccctcatgtttttgaaaaaaaattgggggtgcgattgcactgtgtgcatcgcggggggagtcgcacaagcatgcctgggcactgcgccatctgggacaggagttaggacacaTGATTgaggtgcttgtgagaacctgcttaccgtgctggacatgatttccacatgtgagcgactggctgatttctgtggaggcggtgtgggctccaccgctcccccctgtgtgacgagtgactgactgtcacgatcaggaagcctgaggtctccctctgcctcgcccgcggcgagtggagtgctgccgcggagcctgggctgcgccctgggcagggcgcgcagctggttgctgtgctgcaggctgcgctggagggcggaaggggtgtctctgccagcctcgcccggtggacacctttgctggaggtgctggcgagcggaacccgcttctcttctggcccggtgcggttgtggtgtgtcctgaggacgacgtctcacccgtgccactagagcgaggcatccaagcctggaatacctctctgctcttctgctgttcttcgaacttggcagccattgtgaccactgcctccccgaaggcaccctggacagagaccgggacGTCGAGAAGtggctttttctctgtctgacagcttagccagtgatagccacagagacctctgggtagccaccgcggcacccatcactagggttgggtaccgagaactggtaccaatatggaaccggttccaatacaaccggtacctacccggaccgaaatgcaacgcagatttcggtgcttcatttcggtgcctgagccaattgaacacggtcgctaggcagattctgtggggcacatgtaaaactgccccagctcccaatgtaaactttgtcctgtgtcgctcacgctcattggtgttttcatagcaacagtcttatctgataaatgccgaaatgaagcaccgaaatctgcgttgcatttcggtccgggtaggtaccggttgtattggaaccggttctgatatgacagtgaagagcaggcaagcacaaacaaaactagccatcaaccttttaacagagaaaataccgaaaggtaaacggtcaaaagtgtggctgtatttcgcacaaaaagattcaaacatcgcgacgtgcagcaaatgcaacaaaataattgcgtaaaaaaaggggagagaaggcaagagtcaacggcagatcagcaaccgaagactgaaaaatatacggagatgacagctaaactaccaacggtagtctcttaaaggggcagtacacattttctagtactcagtgtgttcaagtaacaagagttACTATAAACAAggtagaaaagataggtataaacaaatcataaaatggtgaaatttcatgaaataaatgcaaacaaaataatacatttttgactccaaaggccaatatgctcatatttttgcaaaagaagtttgaagctgttttttgtatttatttatatttatttaagtatactataaactgttgtttacagttaatataatgttcatagtttgaagttaaaaagctagtagttcatagtttgaagctgtagttggaagccaagtgatttgtatgtatttatatttataatatacttaaaacagttcatatattgttcaatttgaagaaaaaaaattgccttggtgttaaagaaagtattagtatattttatcatgaatgtctttttgttttaaggtttcttccaaaatgctgtgtgccctgcttctccatgtagattggactttggaagacaattagcagagtcaagaatgttaacccagaaacctcacgtatatgtttacataagataagaaggagagagcgggttgtgaaatgactcgttgctaagcagaagtagaattcagctgagctgaaggtatcctaagtgcatcccagcgtcttgactgtcatactgtgtaaacattgtttgaataaaaggacttgttttcagcatggcacgtcagacagacttaaggtgtctgtctccgtcggggcccgttcgaaaaccgtccagttcacttacatgctgggtagtgtttttaatctgctaactaactgttgagggtcttatccctgacacttggcaataaaaaaagcctttctttaatgtcgtcaatcgtcgctttgtgctttaaaaaaaaaaagtagcggttCAGGCAccagtatcgttttaaaagtatcggtttagcaccagtatcgggaaaacccaaacgatacccatccctaattgtgtactttcagatacatatctgtgtgtacaggcctcatcgacagcatcggagagggttttctcctgtgcaggtcatgcgattagtcaggaaaggtgtcgcattttgccggagaaggcaaatatgctgatatttctacaaaagaattgctgaagtattgaagctgtagtgtgtgtacatagtgtgtgtgtgtgtgttttgtatttatttgtatttatttaagtatagtctaaacttttgttaacagttcatatattatttaagttttaagttaaaaagtgttttgtatttatttatatatataatctactttaaacagttcatatatttggcaataaaaaaagcctttcttaaatgtcgtcaatcgtaatttttatttttatttatttttattttttataaaagtatcggttccggcaccgtttaggcaccggtatcgttttaaaagtatcggttatgtaccggtatcggataaaaaccaaacgatacccatccctacccatcaccctccccagtgcctgtgacgtgcaccgagttagtctgagcgacagattcgtcgcgcgacggagttctgccacagacgggtgatcctcccccagcgacaaggcaagctcagtcaggtgctttgcctggtagcgctgtagcaacgcagccgtattggttgtgcaggcagcctgccctgcagccaagtaggacttctctgccagctgagcctggtgtctgcccacccgcgtgggcaggagaggcttctggccgaggcgcatcgtgggggaggcgggcgagaggtaacccgctactgcatcctccacctgaggaaaggagaggtagcccctctccttagccatgtggagctgcatgtagggcgcgaaccccggcaccggggctcggcccgagtagggtatcgcccatgttgcctgcagttcctcgtgcacctcctcgaaaaaggggatgcagctgggaactggcgcggcggggccagcataaaactccccgtccagcatcgaggaccgcacgctgggagggggaaggagagggagcccgaggcagctggctgctctcagcgcaacctcgtggagttgctggcccaggagccgagacgaggtaggaggtgtctccacccgcatcctaacgtcttggctcgtctgcattgcttcagcgattgagctgtgctcatcggagaagtccagcagactatcatcatccaggctgatgtccagctcgagttcaggctggacaccgcttggttgaagctcctcagcctcgctgcccgcagccccagggctgacaggcggcggagacggggagagacccgggagcggagctgcagctgcaaggcgactgctcacgctcaccaagtccaaggctgaagacgcactcattcctacgggggcgttagccctggatggaaccagtgcagtctcctcggcgtccttgcgcttccagaacgcaaggcgcctggtagccttagctagcgggaggctagcacagatggaacagacagggccCTCGCCCaaaagcgcgccctctgcgtggtccctgccgaggcaggtcacgcaccgacggtggcggtcgcccttgggacggacgtgaccgcagttggggtagtgtctggccatcttttttcaatctgaaagtagagaagaatgttaaaacacaagcacactatctgcaacgaacacgttgttagcaagctagcaggctagtcaccAAGGTTTTCAGATACGCTgacgttgccatggcactgggggtagcttgcgctccaGAGGCtataatgtcaaaataaacatgcgaggtgaaattaatatgctgctctgtctctacaatttacttagttgAGTTAGTGTGCTTGAGGTACAAGttcttttcctgaatagatacgcgttactcctaagCAGAAGGCGAGCACCGTACTCTGTGTGCTTGAAGGATGGGTGTAAAAGTCAAagaatacggtttaaaccatacattGAGTggtgattctgggtaagacctggCAGAAAAGCTAGCTGGTAGGACAATTTTTTATaggcctatattaaatgatatatcaaatataaacatttaaacaaataacatttctgattttttgtaaaaatgaatgaattgttTGAATTGTTTAAAATTTCTCAGACGCACAGTTTTCATTTAGCCGCTGaaatgtcatgctaaaacaccttttgtttcgttactaatacataatgaGGCACACTTTACGCAtttctcccatctctttgcgacgaaaacccactttcccttataccctcccatgAGTGGacaatctgcgcttttactcaagTGCGTcgcctttgtaaatacggttccatgtctttacccACAATTTGCgcagaaattacgcctgaattctgttagtaaatgagtGTTACAGGCCATGGTCCACCCGCAGGAGAGCCGCCAAAACAGGCCGCCACTCGCAGcagcaccatggcaaccaattaaggtttgttttttaaaataatggcggtcgtgtccgttgttctgaCCGATCTGAAAAATTACGCCCACCTGACCAAGCAAGACTATGAAAAATGatccacatgtaggtagagcagcgcactatcccaatacaaacaactaagaaaACTAGAAAAATTAAAGTCACGAAATAGTCGCgaaaagaggggggagggagtaGAAAAACGGAGAGCTGCTAGAACAGGCTGCCACTCACGGCGCCACATCATATCATATTtgataataatactaataaagtacaaatattctattaaataaaaacacttgaTGTCCAGCGTCGCAGGCTTATGGGGTGTCTACACGTACAATTACACCACATCCTAGGAGAAACATTAAATGAGTAATCGTTTTTAATAATTGTGATCTCAATACTGACCAAAATAATCGTGACTATGATTTTTGCCTTAATCGAGCAGCCCTGTGCCACCAACCTAAATAAACTAGCTGtattccttctttttctccaaGCTTTATATATAGCATGACTGCTAGGAtcagtgttgttattgtttgtgttcattCATACTTTTCTGCCACACAGGGCTCAGCAAAGTAATGTTGTGTACCCCTCGTGAGTATCACTTTGTGAAAGAATCCAAGACATGGActgaagcacagacacactgtagaAAGACATACACTGACCTGGCTACTATTGATGACATGGAGGACTGGAGCCTTATTAAGAATATCATTAAAGACCGGAAGAATGGCGTCTGGATTGGGCTTCATAAGACAGACCAGCCTGTGGAAGTGGTCACTAGAGAACAGATCTCTCTACAGTCCAGAAGAAAATGAGTTTAGAAACTGGTCCAGTGGCGAACCCGGCGGAGGAAAAGAAGGATGTGTGACCATTTCTGATGATGCAATGGTCAATGGGCAATGGCATGATTGGCCCTGTATCACGGAGCATGCATTTTTGTGTTATGATGTTGAGTCACGTGGCTGTTAACCCGTAACTTGGTCTGAACTATGGTGCATTTAAATGCTTTAACTATTCATGTCTTTCACattgttgttgtggtgttgtttcggaagacattaacacacacgaaGCATAAGGAACAGAGAACGTAGTTTACTCAGTCTCTTAActtcatacagtacattcaacaCGACACTACCGCTAGTACTAGCGCCCCTAGTGTCTGTACTTGCAAGTGCATATAATACAATACTACAACAGTGAATGCATAGAACAATGCAATATatcagtggacacaacaattGTGTTGAAGCAGAATTCAAATAATAATTTGCCAAGTTAAAGAAACATTTTCTATCTACTATACATCTATATTTCAACTACACATGTGCCTTTTACAGGAAGACCCAATACcacagagaaatacaaactGATAACTCAGAAAATGTCTTGGCGATTAGCTCAGCTCTACTGCCGAGACAATCACACAGACCTGGCCAGCGTCACAAACCTGGAGGAGAATCAGCACTTGTATGAGATTTCAAAGAATCAACCTGTTTGGATCGGTCTTTTCAGAGACTCCTGGACGTGGTCAGATGGGGCCAACTCCTCTTTCCGATTATGGTACTCAGGGGAACCTGACAACTATGGAGGAATCGAGAACTGTTCAATGATAAGGCATACTGAGGACTTGTGGGGAGTTAACAAATGTGCTAATCATTATCCTTTCTTATGCTATAAGGGTGAGTTGATAGAGCCATAATGTAACACTAGCtgtgtatgtataaatataaaatgttacCACACATAGTACTCGTATTGTTAGAAAGTCAGAGTGAGGTGACATGTCTGGTCTTTTGTGCCCATGCCTTGTCTTAGAGCTCAATGTACAGAATAAGAGTACCATGAAAGTGAAGCTGAAATTTGACTCTCCCATCGATATGGAGGATCCTGTAGTGCAGGCAGCCATTTTACAGCAGGTAAGTGTCACCCTGATGATGGTgcaccaataaacacaaaaataaaaggtAACAATGTCAAGGATTAAAGTGTTTAGGGAAGGTTCTATAACCAAGATTTTCAGGAACACCTACAGAAATGTGTGCAGGGGACCAAAAGCCACAGCAGGACATAGAGAATAAAGGTTGGGGATGGGTTTGTGAAAAGGTTGTCAGAAAGTTTTGATCACTGAATACAGCAATGGATATACCTGGAAGAATGCTGTGATTGGCTAAGACAACAAAGGAAAGAACACAAAAATGATTAAGCATGAATGAATGATAAACATAAGGAGCTGTATTGTAATTGGATGAGAGATGTCATATCAGAGTGGTACTAGTAGTAGAACCGGTGTCTTAAGATGAATTTGTTTAGTGACCATGTCCTGTTTCTCTATCCATCAGATACATAAACAACTGCAAGAGAGAGGGCTGCCTTCAGACACGAAAGTAACTTGGAAGAAGCAGATAGATGGCAAGGTGTTCCACAAGGAATAAAGAGACGAAGACGAAGAAGAGGGATGAACTTGTCTGAATCCTGTCCAGATCCTGCAACAATAAGACTAATAAGTAACATTAACAAATAAACCAGCACAGTAGCAGTAGCACATAGTAATATTAGCAAATaaaccagccacacacacacatagtgttttCCTTAGTATATCTATTTTTATTATATTGTTTTCATATAGTCACAGTTGACCTttttctgctaaatgactaaatctaaatctGAAATCTAAAATCGGAACATTAACAAATAAACCAGCACAGTAGCAGTGGCACATAGTAACattaacaaataaaacacacacacacatagtgtttcCCATATCTATTTTTATTATACTGTTTCATATAGTCACAGCTGATCTTTTTGTGGAGGTATGTCCAATGTGTTTTCTAGACTTGAATTCATTCGATTTTCTTTGATTCGCCATGGACAAAGGAAAACATTGCAAAACATGTACTTTATTTTACTGCTTAgttgatattctgtttaatTGTACAGACTTTCTTTTTAAAATACTTGTAGAGTTTGTATGTTCATGCAACTTAGCTCCAAAGCAGCTTATGTTTGAATGcattttaattgaaataaaGTCGGACAGCCTTAATCGTTCTCACTTTGATGCTTTTTGATTTTGAAGACAGGCAGGGTCCTATTCTAGCAAAACTCATCATGATATAACATACATTTACCCTGGTAAATcgttactgtaaaaaaaaaacgtgcaatcagatttaaaaaatgtatgcaTTAGTAATGGACCATGTTACTTCACACTCCAAGTGTGGTATCTCAGTATAGTTTGtcaccacccccctctcccccacacacacataaataaaaaaaaaatcatgaacaTTGTCCATTCAGGACTGGTTGCTTTGTCTTTCACAGTTGTTTGAAAAGAGGGAAACCTGATCATTATGTCAAGAGCATTGGTCTTCAATTAGGTTCACATGACAAGTTGCCATGTCTCGCCCTTGGGACCTTCCACAGTATTACCAGGCACCACAATTTATTTTTAAGGAAATCACATCAGCAGTTATTAGCCAAAACACATTTCTGCCTATGACAGAGCCCCCTAGAGGTCAAATGATGCTAAATATTTTGTGCTTTTTACACACAGGGTCCTGAGTGCATGTACCAAGTTTGGTTCTGATATAATTAAACATTGCTGAGATACAACCTCACTTTCAGATTTCGATTGGCTGTGATGTCTTTTCAGTTTTCAAGTGTTTGTCTGACAATTAACTCTtttgaggcttggtctgaaaaTCTTTTTTGGGAGATTTGCATTAAGATCATCTGTGCCAACTTTCGTGAAGATTGGACAAAATTTGTGGCCCATTAAGTATCAAGTTTTTGATCAAATCCAATGTACGGCTGCATCAATTAGGTTGTCACCTTGCCATGGCTTGGACAGTACCTCCTGAcacaataatatttttttaaagcagccaaaacacatttttgcttATTGCAGTGCCCCCTAAATATCAAAAGACACAATTGTTGTTTTTGCATAAGGTTGGTTTTGTTACATCAAAACATTGCTGAGATCCTGTTCTGTAACGGACAGGTGGCTGTAACAGGACGAACACTTTCACAAATTaaaaagcaaacaaatgaatttcgtgaggcttggtctgaagaacgGGTTGCCACATCCTATATAAGGGACGCTCTGCAGTTTTTGAGTCTGTGGAAGAAACCTAGCCATTATATCAAGATACAGAAATCcatttttaagatttttttCTAGGGCTGTCAAGCGATTCAAAAAAGTTATCTAATTAATGATATGCTTTGTGATTAATTAATCTTGTATTCACTCGACTCGCCTCAGGACTCGGGAGtttcatatatttattaaacaacatcAACAAGCTCGTCGGGCTCTCCCACGTCccggcaggtcagagagaggcacgggccctctcttagagagagaaagggagcccgggctcactctcagactgcagcagacgagagagaagcaaaatgaaatacatcacacaaggtttatatagatagaagttagcgttctctgacgccaaaactatttgtcagcagggataaccacgtggtgggtctctgacgtccgaggtcatcttactatgctttctgtcttgcaaggatggaagttttacacaaggtcgaaagaagcacagttcgactcttcttatcacctctggtccaaacatgcaattacacatatgcagactaagtggcacctaataatgtaagtcacacacacacagaaacacagaaaagccatgttcctgcttacataggcacatgattcatacaaggtaattattaatacaaggcacttgattatatTCCTaaatcattaacagtgtttcgaaatgatcTCACATAGTCACATTGCCATGaaaagcattttaaaatctgtcagatttgccattgacgtgaagtgacaaagtaaacaagcctTGGCAGTTTCAAcaaactttatttaatgaagaacacatttGCTTTATTCCTGATTAAATTATCTCATAGTTTGTCTAAAATAGGCCTGTTCATTTTAGTGTCGTTTCATATAAGTTAATCTTCATTGGAGGGACTTTCCTGTAAGGGTCAGTGGAGATGtcacacactggcacagggAAGCACCCCTGCAATTTCTTCTTTTCCCctgaggcagagaagaggacGAGATATAGGATAATCCAGTGTTAAAAATGTCAGGTGGCAACTCTATCTGAAACTGTGAACTGATTTTTAGTGTTGCATATTAATGGTAATAATTATAACATCGCAATTGGTTAGCCTGTTTTTGATTGAAGTGTCCGTCACTATGAACAGTGCAGTTACTTAGCCATCACGATGTAATCCTAGAAGTAAAAGTAGCAGGGTCAGTATAAATCAGTGTTACAAACAGTTACTTGCAGCATACCACACAATACCGACAGTTTGTTTCAAGTCTACGAATATGTCCAGAAATTAATGAACTGGAACCAACGATGGCGGTAATCCGCCAACGTTACACTCTAGGAACTGACGTCTCTCTACTTGTTTCTTTTAGGACGTTATTGATGCTGCACCCATGTTTTACACAAGACAGGTCAGGTACCCTATGACTTCAACACTGTTCAAAGACATGATCATTTAAAAGTCGCCAATTTGTAGTCATTTCTAAGTGTTGCGATGGCCGACGAGGAGCACAATGGCAAAAAACAGGTTcggtattttctttttttacatacaATGATGTCGCTCTTTGAGTAGGTTCTGACAATCCTCACTCACCTACCATTAGCTATATGTTGTAAGCTAGTGTGCATTTGTTCATTATCGTTATTGTTAGGCGTTGTTATGAAACATTGAGGATGATGAAAATTAGGTAAATGGGTAATTTAATGACTAAATCATCCAGCGATATGTTTACTGGCCAATCCCcatagctagctaacttgctaGGTTACCCCAACTCCCCCTTTCCTCAAAGCACTAGGACGTTTAGAATAAGATTGCAACTAGGATGATGGGGGAATGCAACCCTCTTCTTAGGTAACTAGATGCCACCGTGCAATATTATTTTTTGAAGGCTTACCTTTCATTATATTCTCA harbors:
- the LOC105898155 gene encoding lectin-like, whose product is MSWRLAQLYCRDNHTDLASVTNLEENQHLYEISKNQPVWIGLFRDSWTWSDGANSSFRLWYSGEPDNYGGIENCSMIRHTEDLWGVNKCANHYPFLCYKELNVQNKSTMKVKLKFDSPIDMEDPVVQAAILQQIHKQLQERGLPSDTKVTWKKQIDGKVFHKE